In a single window of the Salmo trutta chromosome 21, fSalTru1.1, whole genome shotgun sequence genome:
- the LOC115156680 gene encoding nucleolin isoform X1: protein MAQSGKATPSRTSTRQKVGEIGDDKQDENNSEGQTDSSASTEVAAPTPQVIFSPEPDANEDGDKVAPIEDDVTENKGEVKDVPAEQMDTTPAAEEDTVQVTFESENAIEDASNVEEKTNGNDQAVAVAPVKRKAEDMTSPAKKTKCINDGFCLFVGNLNTSKEVEEINDALATFFTSHSLLFQAIRVDITKKFAYVDFNTEEDLTKALELDRVKILDQKIRLGKANVKDVTAEEKKGTSLILTKDAKTLYVKNISFAATKEDLKKVFDTAVEIRFPRGIGRPSKGIAYIEFKTEAIAEKVLEEKQGTDVQGRVIVIDFLGEKSQQQKMINPPAEATPNNELLVTNLAYTAKEDALRKIFLKAVSVRIPQSSGKPRGHAFIQFESVEDAKEAMELSLNKEICGRAIGVKFSQKRPEGDQGNSVPSKTLMVRNLAKETSEETLKSSFEGAIEARVTKDKETGESRGFGFVDFESIEVCKAVKESVVDLQIDGSKVTLIYATPQGERGPRGEGAGFNRSFRGKPGGRGGGRGRGRGGGFRGGRGGRGGGGGGKRT, encoded by the exons ATGGCACAATCAGGCAAA GCAACCccatcaaggacatcaactagACAGAAAGTTGGAGAGATTGGTGATGACAAACAGGATGAAAATAATTCTG AAGGCCAGACTGATTCTTCAGCGTCAACAGAGGTAGCTGCCCCTACTCCACAGGTCATCTTTTCCCCAGAACCTGATGCTAATGAGGATGGAGACAAAGTAGCTCCCATTGAAGATGATGTTACAGAGAACAAGGGGGAGGTCAAAGATGTCCCAG CGGAGCAGATGGACACAACTCCTGCTGCTGAGGAGGATACTGTTCAGGTCACCTTTGAGTCAGAAAATGCCATCGAAGATGCCAGTAATGTTGAAGAGAAGACCAATGGAAATGACCAGG CTGTTGCAGTAGCTCCAGTAAAAAGGAAAGCGGAGGATATGACTTCTCCAGCGAAGAAAACAAAGTGCATTAATGATG GTTTTTGTCTTTTTGTTGGTAACTTGAACACATCCAAGGAAGTGGAGGAAATCAATGATGCCTTGGCCACCTTTTTTACGTCGCATAGTCTGTTATTTCAAGCTATTCGAGTGGACATAACAAA GAAATTTGCATATGTAGACTTTAACACAGAGGAAGACTTGACAAAAGCCCTCGAGCTGGATAGGGTGAAGATCCTGGACCAAAAGATAAGGCTGGGCAAGGCTAACGTCAAAGACGTCACAGCAGAGGAAAAAAAAGGTACTAGTCTCATCCTGA ctAAAGATGCCAAGACCTTGTACGTCAAGAATATCTCATTCGCAGCAACAAAGGAAGACTTGAAGAAAGTCTTTGACACGGCTGTCGAAATCAGGTTTCCTAGAGGCATTGGTAGACCAAGCAAAGG AATTGCCTACATAGAGTTCAAAACGGAGGCCATTGCTGAGAAAGTGCTGGAGGAGAAGCAGGGGACTGATGTCCAAGGCCGTGTCATCGTTATTGACTTTTTGGGAGAAAAGagccaacaacaaaaaatgatcaatcctccag CTGAGGCCACACCGAATAACGAGTTATTGGTGACAAACCTGGCTTACACTGCAAAAGAGGACGCCCTAAGGAAAATCTTTCTCAAAGCAGTCAGTGTCAGAATACCACAGAGCAGTGGCAAACCAAGAGG TCATGCCTTCATTCAGTTTGAAAGTGTGGAGGATGCCAAAGAAGCCATGGAATTATCGTTAAACAAAGAGATTTGTGGAAGAGCCATCGGAGTAAAGTTCAGCCAGAAGAGGCCAGAAGGTGACCAAGGGAACTCAG TTCCTTCAAAGACGTTGATGGTCAGGAATCTTGCCAAGGAGACGAGCGAGGAGACTTTGAAAAGCTCCTTTGAAGGTGCCATTGAAGCTCGAGTCACTAAAGACAAGGAGACTGGTGAATCTAGAGG GTTTGGCTTTGTGGACTTTGAGAGCATTGAGGTCTGCAAGGCTGTTAAGGAGTCTGTGGTGGACCTTCAGATTGACGGAAGCAAGGTGACCCTGATCTATGCCACGCCCCAGGGTGAACGAGGACCTCGTGGAGAAGGAGCAGGCTTCAACAGGAGCTTCAGAGGGAAACCCGGAGGCCGAGGTGGCGGTAGAGGCAGGGGCAGGGGTGGAGGCTTCAGGGGTGGACGAGGAG GCAGAGGAGGTGGTGGCGGTGGAAAGAGGACTTAA
- the LOC115156680 gene encoding nucleolin isoform X2 — MAQSGKATPSRTSTRQKVGEIGDDKQDENNSEGQTDSSASTEVAAPTPQVIFSPEPDANEDGDKVAPIEDDVTENKGEVKDVPAEQMDTTPAAEEDTVQVTFESENAIEDASNVEEKTNGNDQAVAVAPVKRKAEDMTSPAKKTKCINDGFCLFVGNLNTSKEVEEINDALATFFTSHSLLFQAIRVDITKKFAYVDFNTEEDLTKALELDRVKILDQKIRLGKANVKDVTAEEKKAKDAKTLYVKNISFAATKEDLKKVFDTAVEIRFPRGIGRPSKGIAYIEFKTEAIAEKVLEEKQGTDVQGRVIVIDFLGEKSQQQKMINPPAEATPNNELLVTNLAYTAKEDALRKIFLKAVSVRIPQSSGKPRGHAFIQFESVEDAKEAMELSLNKEICGRAIGVKFSQKRPEGDQGNSVPSKTLMVRNLAKETSEETLKSSFEGAIEARVTKDKETGESRGFGFVDFESIEVCKAVKESVVDLQIDGSKVTLIYATPQGERGPRGEGAGFNRSFRGKPGGRGGGRGRGRGGGFRGGRGGRGGGGGGKRT; from the exons ATGGCACAATCAGGCAAA GCAACCccatcaaggacatcaactagACAGAAAGTTGGAGAGATTGGTGATGACAAACAGGATGAAAATAATTCTG AAGGCCAGACTGATTCTTCAGCGTCAACAGAGGTAGCTGCCCCTACTCCACAGGTCATCTTTTCCCCAGAACCTGATGCTAATGAGGATGGAGACAAAGTAGCTCCCATTGAAGATGATGTTACAGAGAACAAGGGGGAGGTCAAAGATGTCCCAG CGGAGCAGATGGACACAACTCCTGCTGCTGAGGAGGATACTGTTCAGGTCACCTTTGAGTCAGAAAATGCCATCGAAGATGCCAGTAATGTTGAAGAGAAGACCAATGGAAATGACCAGG CTGTTGCAGTAGCTCCAGTAAAAAGGAAAGCGGAGGATATGACTTCTCCAGCGAAGAAAACAAAGTGCATTAATGATG GTTTTTGTCTTTTTGTTGGTAACTTGAACACATCCAAGGAAGTGGAGGAAATCAATGATGCCTTGGCCACCTTTTTTACGTCGCATAGTCTGTTATTTCAAGCTATTCGAGTGGACATAACAAA GAAATTTGCATATGTAGACTTTAACACAGAGGAAGACTTGACAAAAGCCCTCGAGCTGGATAGGGTGAAGATCCTGGACCAAAAGATAAGGCTGGGCAAGGCTAACGTCAAAGACGTCACAGCAGAGGAAAAAAAAG ctAAAGATGCCAAGACCTTGTACGTCAAGAATATCTCATTCGCAGCAACAAAGGAAGACTTGAAGAAAGTCTTTGACACGGCTGTCGAAATCAGGTTTCCTAGAGGCATTGGTAGACCAAGCAAAGG AATTGCCTACATAGAGTTCAAAACGGAGGCCATTGCTGAGAAAGTGCTGGAGGAGAAGCAGGGGACTGATGTCCAAGGCCGTGTCATCGTTATTGACTTTTTGGGAGAAAAGagccaacaacaaaaaatgatcaatcctccag CTGAGGCCACACCGAATAACGAGTTATTGGTGACAAACCTGGCTTACACTGCAAAAGAGGACGCCCTAAGGAAAATCTTTCTCAAAGCAGTCAGTGTCAGAATACCACAGAGCAGTGGCAAACCAAGAGG TCATGCCTTCATTCAGTTTGAAAGTGTGGAGGATGCCAAAGAAGCCATGGAATTATCGTTAAACAAAGAGATTTGTGGAAGAGCCATCGGAGTAAAGTTCAGCCAGAAGAGGCCAGAAGGTGACCAAGGGAACTCAG TTCCTTCAAAGACGTTGATGGTCAGGAATCTTGCCAAGGAGACGAGCGAGGAGACTTTGAAAAGCTCCTTTGAAGGTGCCATTGAAGCTCGAGTCACTAAAGACAAGGAGACTGGTGAATCTAGAGG GTTTGGCTTTGTGGACTTTGAGAGCATTGAGGTCTGCAAGGCTGTTAAGGAGTCTGTGGTGGACCTTCAGATTGACGGAAGCAAGGTGACCCTGATCTATGCCACGCCCCAGGGTGAACGAGGACCTCGTGGAGAAGGAGCAGGCTTCAACAGGAGCTTCAGAGGGAAACCCGGAGGCCGAGGTGGCGGTAGAGGCAGGGGCAGGGGTGGAGGCTTCAGGGGTGGACGAGGAG GCAGAGGAGGTGGTGGCGGTGGAAAGAGGACTTAA